One Microbacterium esteraromaticum genomic window carries:
- a CDS encoding MFS transporter, whose protein sequence is MKTTDETRPAGFGALLWLALATFSMGIDGYVLAGLLPQIADDLDVSEAAAGQLVAVFALTAALAGPVLSSFTGRWERKLVISLSLGVFVLGNLLIALSANYAMAMTGRVVSALGGSLLSAVVSAYVLAKTAPERRGRALSFVLGGFLAATALGVPIGLVIGQDDWRLPLFLVTGVGAVALVGILINVPRLHLPSLTLRQTLRPLARPAVIGAIFVATGIMCASYLCFTYATLIFEPRVGAGAPIIAAMFGYGIVSLGGNILSGRITDRIDPKTVIALIIGILIVVALLGTAGLLLPGAAGAVAAFAWFFGCAFFNGGSGVALQSRLGDIAPDSMSLVLALNGSGMQLGSALGGILGGALLTSGIDADGLLPASAVVLAVTMGLHLLVSRAAPRTA, encoded by the coding sequence GTGAAGACGACTGACGAAACCCGCCCGGCCGGGTTCGGAGCCCTGCTGTGGCTGGCGCTGGCGACGTTCTCGATGGGCATCGACGGCTATGTGCTGGCGGGCCTGCTGCCGCAGATCGCCGACGACCTCGACGTCTCCGAGGCGGCCGCGGGCCAGCTCGTCGCCGTGTTCGCCCTCACCGCGGCCCTCGCCGGTCCCGTGCTCTCGTCGTTCACCGGACGGTGGGAGCGCAAGCTCGTCATCTCGCTGTCGCTGGGCGTGTTCGTGCTCGGCAACCTGCTCATCGCCCTGTCGGCGAACTACGCGATGGCCATGACCGGACGCGTCGTCTCCGCCCTCGGCGGATCGCTGCTGAGCGCCGTGGTGAGCGCCTATGTGCTCGCGAAGACCGCTCCCGAGCGGCGCGGCCGCGCTCTGTCGTTCGTGCTCGGCGGATTCCTCGCCGCGACAGCGCTCGGCGTTCCGATCGGCCTCGTGATCGGCCAGGACGACTGGCGCCTGCCTCTCTTCCTCGTCACCGGCGTCGGGGCGGTCGCCCTGGTCGGCATCCTGATCAACGTCCCCCGCCTGCACCTGCCCTCTCTCACGCTGCGCCAGACGCTGCGCCCTCTCGCGCGTCCGGCGGTGATCGGGGCGATCTTCGTCGCCACGGGGATCATGTGCGCGAGCTACCTCTGCTTCACGTACGCGACGCTCATCTTCGAGCCGCGCGTGGGAGCGGGAGCACCGATCATCGCGGCCATGTTCGGCTACGGCATCGTCAGCCTCGGCGGCAACATCCTCTCGGGCCGCATCACCGATCGCATCGACCCGAAGACCGTGATCGCCCTGATCATCGGCATCCTCATCGTGGTGGCGCTGCTCGGCACGGCCGGCCTGCTGCTCCCCGGCGCCGCCGGCGCGGTGGCGGCGTTCGCCTGGTTCTTCGGATGCGCGTTCTTCAACGGCGGATCGGGTGTGGCCCTCCAGTCGCGCCTCGGAGACATCGCCCCCGACTCGATGTCGCTCGTGCTCGCGCTGAACGGCAGCGGCATGCAGCTCGGCTCCGCCCTCGGCGGCATACTGGGCGGCGCGCTGCTGACATCCGGGATCGACGCCGACGGGCTGCTGCCCGCCTCGGCCGTCGTGCTCGCCGTGACGATGGGCCTGCACCTGCTGGTCTCGCGCGCAGCGCCCCGCACCGCCTGA
- the purS gene encoding phosphoribosylformylglycinamidine synthase subunit PurS: protein MPTIVVDVMPKAELLDPQGKAVSGAFARLGVESFSQVRIGKRFELTVDGEVTDEVLAEARRLAEDVLSNSVIEDVVGVEVAQ from the coding sequence ATGCCCACCATCGTCGTCGACGTCATGCCCAAGGCCGAACTGCTCGACCCGCAGGGGAAGGCCGTCTCCGGCGCCTTCGCCCGCCTGGGCGTCGAGAGCTTCAGCCAGGTCCGCATCGGGAAGCGCTTCGAGCTGACCGTCGACGGCGAGGTCACCGACGAGGTGCTGGCCGAGGCCCGCCGCCTCGCCGAGGACGTGCTGTCGAACTCCGTCATCGAGGATGTCGTGGGAGTCGAGGTCGCGCAGTGA
- a CDS encoding DUF1761 domain-containing protein, producing the protein MVPEINYWAVLVATASSMVVGAIWYARGVMGERWARLAGVDLDHPARGPLWPMITTVLVSFVTAWVLAGAATIAWHFYEGSYLWASVVTSVTLWAGFTAARFITHDAFEGRSTRLTTLNIGHELVTVVVMALIIGAWPPAGL; encoded by the coding sequence ATGGTTCCCGAGATCAACTACTGGGCCGTGCTGGTCGCGACCGCGTCGAGCATGGTGGTCGGAGCGATCTGGTACGCGAGGGGTGTGATGGGCGAGCGCTGGGCTCGGCTCGCCGGCGTCGATCTCGATCATCCGGCCCGCGGGCCGCTGTGGCCGATGATCACGACCGTGCTGGTCAGCTTCGTGACCGCGTGGGTGCTCGCAGGCGCCGCCACGATCGCCTGGCACTTCTACGAGGGGTCGTACCTCTGGGCATCCGTCGTCACCTCCGTGACCCTCTGGGCGGGGTTCACGGCCGCACGATTCATCACCCACGACGCGTTCGAGGGCCGCTCGACCCGCCTCACCACGCTCAACATCGGCCATGAACTCGTGACGGTCGTCGTGATGGCGCTGATCATCGGCGCCTGGCCTCCGGCCGGCCTCTGA
- a CDS encoding glycoside hydrolase family 13 protein, with protein sequence MAQREQMAAPGSEWWRTAVIYQIYPRSFADASGDGIGDLPGITSRLDDLKSLGIDAIWLSPFMTSPQKDAGYDVADYRDVDPLFGTLADFDVMLNEAHARGIRVIVDLVPNHSSDQHVWFQEALKAAPGSRERARYVFRDGRGENGELPPNNWESVFGGRMWDRVTEADGTPGQWYLHIFDATQPDFDWTNEEVREEFRSILRFWLDRGVDGFRVDVAHGMVKEAGLPDYAPVADADSMGGGEENVPYWGQDEVHDIYRDWHKVLAEYDGDRALCGEAWLPTLKKTALWVRPDEMHQTFNFPYLMTPWDAEALRGVIRDSLDAFGEVGAPSTWVLSNHDVIRHASRLALTADSPQGDGIGPNSKGKPDAAVGLSRGRAATTVMLSLPGSAYVYQGEELGLPEAMEIPDEFRQDPTWFRTNGERYGRDGCRVPLPWTASGPAFGFNDTGASWLPQPAEWAAFARDAEEGDADSTLNLYRRLLAERRERGLGGGSLVWDDVDASAVAFHRGELHVVANLGETPIELGDDVTFVVQSEPFAGTALPPNTAAWFTRA encoded by the coding sequence ATGGCACAGCGTGAGCAGATGGCAGCCCCCGGTTCCGAGTGGTGGCGCACCGCCGTCATCTACCAGATCTACCCCCGGTCCTTCGCCGACGCCTCGGGCGACGGCATCGGCGACCTCCCCGGCATCACCAGCAGACTCGACGATCTGAAGAGCCTGGGCATCGACGCCATCTGGCTGAGCCCGTTCATGACGAGCCCGCAGAAGGATGCCGGCTACGACGTGGCCGACTACCGCGATGTCGACCCGCTGTTCGGCACGCTCGCCGACTTCGACGTCATGCTCAACGAGGCGCACGCCCGCGGCATCCGGGTCATCGTCGATCTCGTGCCCAACCACTCCTCCGACCAGCACGTCTGGTTCCAGGAGGCGCTGAAGGCGGCACCAGGCAGCCGCGAGCGCGCCCGCTACGTCTTCCGCGACGGCCGCGGCGAGAACGGCGAGCTGCCCCCGAACAACTGGGAGAGCGTGTTCGGCGGCCGCATGTGGGACCGCGTGACCGAGGCCGACGGCACCCCCGGCCAGTGGTACCTGCACATCTTCGACGCCACCCAGCCCGACTTCGACTGGACCAACGAAGAGGTGCGCGAGGAGTTCCGCAGCATCCTGCGCTTCTGGCTCGACCGCGGCGTCGACGGCTTCCGCGTCGATGTGGCGCACGGCATGGTGAAGGAGGCCGGCCTTCCCGATTACGCCCCCGTCGCCGACGCGGATTCGATGGGCGGCGGCGAGGAGAACGTGCCGTACTGGGGTCAGGACGAGGTGCACGACATCTACCGCGACTGGCACAAGGTGCTCGCCGAGTACGACGGCGACCGCGCGCTGTGCGGCGAGGCCTGGCTGCCGACGCTCAAGAAGACCGCATTGTGGGTGCGTCCGGACGAGATGCACCAGACCTTCAACTTCCCCTACCTGATGACGCCGTGGGACGCCGAGGCGCTGCGCGGAGTCATCCGCGACTCCCTCGACGCCTTCGGCGAGGTGGGCGCACCGAGCACCTGGGTGCTCTCGAACCACGACGTGATCCGCCACGCCTCGCGTCTCGCCCTGACCGCCGACAGCCCGCAGGGCGACGGCATCGGCCCGAACTCGAAGGGCAAGCCCGATGCCGCCGTCGGGCTCTCGCGTGGGCGCGCGGCGACGACCGTCATGCTGTCGCTCCCCGGCTCGGCCTACGTCTACCAGGGCGAGGAGCTGGGTCTTCCGGAGGCGATGGAGATCCCTGACGAGTTCCGTCAGGATCCGACCTGGTTCCGCACGAACGGCGAGCGCTACGGCCGCGACGGCTGCCGCGTGCCGCTGCCGTGGACGGCTTCGGGACCCGCTTTCGGCTTCAACGACACGGGCGCGTCGTGGCTGCCGCAGCCGGCCGAATGGGCGGCCTTCGCCCGCGACGCCGAGGAGGGCGACGCCGACTCGACGCTCAACCTGTACAGGCGTCTGCTGGCCGAGCGCCGCGAGCGCGGCCTGGGCGGCGGCTCGCTCGTCTGGGATGACGTGGATGCCTCTGCCGTGGCCTTCCACCGAGGCGAGCTGCACGTGGTCGCGAACCTCGGCGAGACGCCGATCGAGCTCGGCGACGACGTGACCTTCGTGGTGCAGAGCGAGCCGTTCGCCGGCACCGCCCTGCCGCCGAACACCGCCGCCTGGTTCACCCGCGCCTGA
- a CDS encoding LacI family DNA-binding transcriptional regulator, whose protein sequence is MVSIDEVAKLAGVSTATVSRALSGRGHVSDGARERVRSAAESLGYVVSSRASSLASGRTQNIGVIVPFLDRWFFSTVLSGATSALMRAGYDVTLYNITADAAVRREVFSTFLRRQRVDAVIAVAIELDDDETAQLLDLGLPVIGIGGPNPRLNTLTVDDTALARLATEHLIGLGHRDIAHIGANPEFDIDFHVPTRRRLGFERALADAGITAKHTFLEPADFTVDGGFRAAKQLLGRPGPRPTAIFAASDEMAVGALLAARDLGFRVPQDLSIVGIDGHELGEFFQLTTVDQFPLAQGERAARAILAQLEDDPDAAVAADLPYELIVRGTTARA, encoded by the coding sequence ATGGTGAGCATCGACGAGGTCGCGAAGCTCGCGGGCGTCTCGACGGCCACCGTGTCGCGTGCCCTCAGCGGGCGCGGGCACGTGTCGGACGGGGCGCGCGAGCGCGTGCGGTCGGCGGCCGAGTCGCTCGGCTACGTCGTCTCGTCGCGCGCGTCGAGCCTGGCATCCGGACGCACGCAGAACATCGGCGTGATCGTGCCCTTCCTCGACCGCTGGTTCTTCAGCACCGTGCTGTCGGGGGCGACCAGCGCGCTGATGCGCGCCGGCTACGACGTGACCCTGTACAACATCACGGCCGACGCCGCCGTGCGCCGGGAGGTCTTCTCGACGTTCCTGCGTCGCCAGCGGGTGGATGCCGTGATCGCCGTGGCCATCGAACTCGACGACGATGAGACCGCGCAGCTGCTCGACCTGGGGCTTCCGGTGATCGGGATCGGCGGCCCGAACCCGCGGCTGAACACCCTGACCGTGGACGACACGGCGCTGGCTCGCCTCGCCACCGAGCACCTGATCGGCCTCGGGCACCGCGACATCGCGCACATCGGAGCGAACCCCGAGTTCGACATCGACTTCCACGTGCCGACCCGACGGCGCCTCGGCTTCGAGCGGGCTCTGGCCGACGCAGGCATCACCGCGAAGCACACCTTCCTCGAGCCCGCGGACTTCACCGTCGACGGCGGGTTCCGCGCCGCCAAGCAGCTGCTGGGAAGGCCGGGCCCGCGCCCGACCGCGATCTTCGCGGCCTCCGACGAGATGGCGGTCGGCGCGCTGCTCGCCGCTCGCGATCTCGGGTTCCGCGTGCCGCAGGACCTCTCGATCGTCGGCATCGACGGCCATGAGCTCGGCGAGTTCTTCCAGCTGACGACCGTCGACCAGTTCCCGCTCGCGCAGGGCGAGCGGGCGGCGCGCGCGATCCTCGCGCAGCTCGAGGACGATCCGGATGCCGCGGTCGCCGCCGACCTGCCCTACGAGCTCATCGTGCGCGGCACGACCGCCCGCGCGTAG
- a CDS encoding MerR family transcriptional regulator, with the protein MKLSALAAQSGVSTTTLKHWIKVGVMPAGSLKNRTTAVYEQRHVDRARLILVLRDMYGASTAAILALTGFIDTPGVTTLEVMNACQAFALGVPDDIATDPGYDEFRERTHELMRRRDWRGYPGAAERGLTFALAQASQVGLDYDVETLMQYADALEPLASGNVAALQPDGSADEVARRMLLAVNARARQLVAVSSLAHAAASVRSAIERGAAPADIARPPAP; encoded by the coding sequence ATGAAGCTCAGCGCGCTCGCAGCGCAGAGCGGCGTCAGCACGACGACGCTGAAGCACTGGATCAAGGTGGGCGTGATGCCGGCCGGATCCCTGAAGAACCGCACCACGGCGGTATACGAGCAGCGGCACGTCGACCGGGCCAGGCTGATCCTGGTGCTGCGCGACATGTACGGCGCCTCGACCGCGGCGATCCTGGCGCTCACAGGGTTCATCGACACCCCCGGCGTCACGACCCTCGAGGTGATGAACGCCTGTCAGGCCTTCGCGCTCGGTGTGCCCGACGACATCGCCACGGATCCCGGTTACGACGAGTTCCGCGAGCGCACCCATGAGCTCATGCGGCGACGTGACTGGCGCGGCTATCCCGGAGCCGCGGAGCGAGGACTCACGTTCGCACTCGCCCAGGCCTCGCAGGTCGGTCTCGACTACGACGTCGAGACCCTCATGCAGTACGCCGACGCACTGGAACCGCTGGCGAGCGGCAACGTCGCGGCGCTGCAGCCGGACGGATCGGCCGACGAGGTGGCGAGGCGCATGCTGCTCGCGGTGAACGCCCGCGCCCGACAGCTCGTGGCTGTCAGCAGCCTCGCCCATGCCGCCGCATCCGTCCGCTCCGCGATCGAGCGCGGCGCGGCCCCGGCTGACATCGCCCGGCCGCCCGCCCCCTGA
- the purQ gene encoding phosphoribosylformylglycinamidine synthase subunit PurQ, with the protein MSVRIGVITFPGSLDDRDAQRAVRIAGAEPVALWHGSHDLEGVDALVLPGGFSYGDYLRSGAIAALSPIMAEVTDAAAKGMPVLGICNGFQMLVEAHLLPGGLIRNDHQHFVRRDQRLTVENADTAWTSAFSKGQEIVIPLKNGEGGYIAADDTLDRLEGEGLVAFRYAGVNPNGSLRDIAGITNERGNVVGLMPHPEHATEAGFGPDTSAAMRSGVDGLGFFESAIAAVARIAA; encoded by the coding sequence GTGAGCGTGCGCATCGGCGTCATCACCTTCCCGGGTTCTCTCGACGACCGCGATGCTCAGCGCGCAGTGCGCATCGCCGGCGCCGAGCCCGTCGCCCTGTGGCACGGCTCGCACGACCTCGAGGGCGTCGATGCGCTGGTGCTGCCAGGCGGTTTCAGCTACGGCGACTACCTCCGCTCGGGTGCGATCGCGGCCCTCTCTCCGATCATGGCCGAGGTCACGGACGCCGCGGCGAAGGGCATGCCCGTGCTGGGCATCTGCAACGGCTTCCAGATGCTCGTCGAGGCGCACCTGCTGCCGGGCGGCCTGATCCGCAACGACCACCAGCACTTCGTCCGGCGCGACCAGCGCCTGACCGTCGAGAACGCCGACACCGCATGGACCAGTGCGTTCTCGAAGGGCCAGGAGATCGTCATCCCGCTGAAGAACGGCGAGGGCGGCTACATCGCAGCCGACGACACCCTCGACCGGCTCGAAGGCGAGGGCCTCGTCGCCTTCCGCTACGCCGGGGTGAATCCCAACGGATCGCTGCGGGACATCGCAGGAATCACCAACGAGCGCGGCAACGTGGTCGGCCTCATGCCGCACCCGGAGCACGCGACAGAGGCCGGTTTCGGCCCGGACACGAGCGCCGCGATGCGCTCCGGCGTCGACGGGCTCGGCTTCTTCGAGAGCGCGATCGCCGCCGTCGCGCGCATCGCCGCGTAG
- a CDS encoding adenine phosphoribosyltransferase: protein MNSELARAESLIASIPDYPQPGILFRDITPLLADAEALHATTAALVEPFAGTFDVVAGIEARGFILAGAAAISAGVGFVPIRKAGKLPRPAASVDYALEYGTATVEMHDDLPAGARILLIDDVLATGGTLAAGREIVERLGYTVAGISVLFEIDGLGGRDVIGDLHTVFRST from the coding sequence GTGAACTCAGAACTGGCGCGCGCCGAGTCCCTGATCGCCTCGATCCCCGACTATCCGCAGCCCGGCATCCTGTTCCGCGACATCACGCCGCTTCTCGCGGATGCCGAGGCGCTGCACGCCACGACGGCGGCGCTCGTCGAGCCCTTCGCCGGCACCTTCGACGTCGTCGCCGGAATCGAGGCGCGCGGGTTCATCCTCGCCGGGGCCGCCGCGATCAGCGCCGGCGTCGGCTTCGTCCCGATCCGCAAGGCGGGCAAGCTGCCCCGCCCGGCGGCCTCCGTCGACTACGCGCTCGAGTACGGCACCGCGACCGTGGAGATGCACGACGATTTGCCGGCAGGAGCCCGCATCCTGCTCATCGACGATGTGCTCGCCACCGGCGGCACGCTCGCCGCCGGACGGGAGATCGTCGAGAGGCTCGGTTACACCGTCGCAGGGATCAGCGTGCTGTTCGAGATCGACGGCCTCGGCGGCCGCGACGTCATCGGCGACCTGCACACCGTCTTCCGCTCGACCTGA
- a CDS encoding 2-hydroxyacid dehydrogenase, with amino-acid sequence MSLIVTVPTDRLVHDLGALPPGVELLLWDLRSPAPADRLDIVVPPYMDGTGVLAALDGLDVRLVQGESIGYDGVAEVLPPGIPFANAASVHEASTAELAVGMMIAAQRQLPRFVRAQERGEWAPVFAESLADRRVLLVGFGGVGTAIARRLAPFEVELTAVARTPRTEQVDGVGELAVHGMDELDTLLPDAEIVVLSLPATAETHHLFDAARIGRMARGALLVNVGRGPLVETDALIAALNSNAIRVASDVFEEEPLPAGHPLWSAPGLLITPHNGGASTAMNPRIARLIRRQIDRMLAGEPPLNIVIPGS; translated from the coding sequence GTGAGCCTCATCGTCACCGTCCCCACAGACCGCCTCGTCCACGACCTCGGCGCGCTGCCGCCCGGCGTCGAACTGCTCCTCTGGGATCTGCGCTCCCCCGCCCCGGCCGATCGCCTCGACATCGTCGTGCCGCCGTACATGGACGGCACCGGAGTGCTCGCCGCGCTCGACGGACTCGACGTGCGGCTCGTGCAGGGCGAGTCGATCGGCTACGACGGCGTCGCCGAGGTGCTGCCCCCTGGCATCCCGTTCGCCAATGCCGCCAGCGTTCACGAGGCGTCGACCGCCGAGCTCGCCGTGGGGATGATGATCGCGGCGCAGCGGCAGCTGCCTCGATTCGTGCGCGCGCAGGAACGCGGCGAATGGGCGCCCGTCTTCGCCGAGAGCCTCGCAGATCGGCGCGTGCTGCTGGTCGGATTCGGCGGAGTCGGAACGGCGATCGCCCGGCGCCTGGCCCCCTTCGAGGTCGAGCTGACCGCGGTGGCCCGCACCCCTCGCACCGAGCAGGTCGACGGGGTCGGCGAGCTCGCCGTGCACGGCATGGATGAGCTGGACACGCTTCTGCCCGATGCCGAGATCGTCGTGCTGAGTCTGCCCGCGACCGCCGAGACGCACCACCTGTTCGACGCCGCCAGGATCGGCCGCATGGCGCGTGGAGCGCTGCTGGTGAACGTCGGGCGCGGGCCCCTGGTCGAGACGGATGCCCTGATCGCCGCGCTGAACTCGAATGCGATCCGCGTGGCATCCGACGTCTTCGAAGAAGAGCCTCTGCCCGCCGGCCACCCGCTGTGGAGCGCACCCGGCCTGCTCATCACCCCGCACAACGGCGGCGCGTCGACCGCGATGAATCCGCGCATCGCGCGACTCATCCGTCGCCAGATCGACCGGATGCTCGCAGGCGAGCCGCCGTTGAACATCGTCATCCCCGGTTCGTGA
- a CDS encoding alanine/glycine:cation symporter family protein yields the protein MDALNDFVTTAGGTLWSWAVLPVLLLLGLYFTFRSGVVQFRLIPEMFRTLTDRTPTDAEGRPQSVSAFQAFTISAASRVGVGNIAGVGTAIAIGGPGAVFWMWTMAFIGGASSFIESTLGQAFKVRDSEGFRGGPAYYMQHGLKARWMGIVFACVLILCFPLSFNSLQANTISATISGSFGGTVTWVPWVVGGVLAVLTSLVIFGGVRRIASVSQAVVPLMALIYLILGLVIVGIHIDRLPDVFLSIYTQAWGTQEVVGGTIGAIIMVGAQRGMFSNEAGLGSAPNAGASAAVTHPVKQGLVQTLGVYFDTFLVCSITAFIVLVATPDLASAERGIVLTQNALVSSLGSWSNVLLSVIIFLLAFSSILGNYYYGESNIEFINAKPVVLTVFRIVVVMVVFLGSIASADLIWNTADGIMGIMALINLVAIGLLSGVAFKLLRDYLDQRRAGLDPVFTRARMPEVTGIQCWEDELSVTGPVPVAERSSRR from the coding sequence ATGGACGCGCTCAACGATTTCGTCACCACCGCCGGCGGCACACTGTGGAGCTGGGCGGTGCTGCCCGTGCTCCTCTTGCTGGGCCTGTACTTCACGTTCCGTTCGGGCGTCGTGCAATTCCGGCTCATCCCCGAGATGTTCCGCACCCTCACGGATCGCACCCCGACGGACGCCGAGGGCCGACCCCAGTCGGTATCGGCCTTCCAGGCGTTCACGATCTCTGCGGCATCCCGCGTCGGCGTCGGCAACATCGCCGGCGTCGGCACCGCGATCGCGATCGGCGGGCCGGGCGCGGTGTTCTGGATGTGGACGATGGCGTTCATCGGCGGGGCCTCGAGCTTCATCGAGTCGACCCTCGGGCAGGCCTTCAAGGTCCGCGACTCCGAGGGCTTCCGCGGCGGCCCGGCGTATTACATGCAGCACGGCCTCAAGGCCCGATGGATGGGCATCGTCTTCGCCTGCGTGCTGATCCTCTGCTTCCCGCTGTCGTTCAACTCCCTTCAAGCGAACACGATCAGCGCCACGATCTCCGGCAGCTTCGGCGGCACGGTGACGTGGGTCCCGTGGGTGGTGGGCGGCGTGCTCGCTGTGCTGACCTCCCTCGTGATCTTCGGCGGCGTCCGCCGCATCGCCTCCGTGTCGCAGGCGGTCGTGCCCCTGATGGCGCTGATCTATCTCATCCTGGGGCTGGTGATCGTCGGCATCCACATCGATCGACTCCCTGACGTCTTCCTCTCGATCTACACGCAGGCGTGGGGCACCCAGGAGGTGGTCGGCGGAACGATCGGCGCGATCATCATGGTCGGCGCTCAGCGCGGCATGTTCTCCAATGAGGCCGGTCTCGGCTCGGCGCCGAACGCCGGAGCGAGCGCGGCCGTGACCCACCCCGTCAAGCAGGGTCTGGTGCAGACCCTCGGGGTGTACTTCGACACGTTCCTCGTCTGCTCGATCACGGCCTTCATCGTTCTGGTCGCGACCCCCGATCTGGCGAGTGCAGAGCGGGGCATCGTGCTCACGCAGAACGCACTGGTCAGTTCCCTCGGCTCCTGGTCGAACGTCCTGTTGAGCGTCATCATCTTTCTGCTCGCCTTCAGCTCGATTCTCGGCAACTACTACTACGGCGAGTCGAACATCGAGTTCATCAACGCGAAGCCCGTGGTGCTGACCGTGTTCCGCATCGTCGTGGTCATGGTGGTCTTCCTCGGCTCGATCGCCTCGGCCGATCTCATCTGGAACACCGCCGACGGCATCATGGGCATCATGGCCCTCATCAACCTCGTGGCCATCGGCTTGCTGTCGGGCGTCGCGTTCAAGCTGCTGCGCGACTACCTCGACCAGCGCCGAGCGGGTCTCGACCCTGTGTTCACCCGCGCTCGGATGCCGGAGGTCACGGGCATCCAGTGCTGGGAGGACGAGCTGAGCGTCACAGGGCCCGTACCGGTCGCGGAGCGCAGCTCGCGCCGTTGA